A genome region from Bacteroides stercoris ATCC 43183 includes the following:
- a CDS encoding GTP-binding protein, translated as MTTKEIPVLLLTGYLGSGKTTLVNHILANKQGIRFAVIVNDIGEVNIDADLIQKGGIVGKKDESLVALQNGCICCTLKTDLIEQIGEIMRMERFDYIVIEASGICEPEPIAQTICSIPRLGGMYTQYGICRLDCITTVVDALRLQDEFSCGNDLTRKGIDEEDIENLIIQQIEFCNIILLNKAAEVKPEELERIKQIIRTLQPAAEIIECNYADVDLKKIIHTDLFDFERVATSAGWIRGIEKPATEEEEKEAHGHHHHEEGHEHHHEEHEHHHEEHEHHHEEHGHHHHHHHEGGEVEEYGIGTFVYYRRPAFDIHKFDHFIATRWSRNIIRAKGVCYFSHNRDMSYLFEQAGTQKQLTEAGLWYATAPEEDLIELMRQEPGLMRDWDEKYGDRMQKIVFIGQHMDKEQIIRDLDACLE; from the coding sequence ATGACAACAAAAGAAATTCCCGTACTGCTCCTCACCGGTTATCTGGGCAGCGGTAAAACGACGTTAGTAAACCATATTCTCGCCAATAAACAAGGCATCAGATTCGCAGTTATCGTCAATGACATAGGAGAGGTAAACATTGACGCGGACCTCATCCAAAAGGGCGGCATCGTGGGTAAGAAAGATGAAAGCCTCGTTGCGCTTCAAAACGGCTGCATCTGCTGCACGCTGAAAACGGACCTGATAGAGCAAATAGGCGAAATCATGCGGATGGAACGTTTCGACTATATCGTTATCGAAGCCAGCGGCATCTGCGAACCCGAACCTATCGCACAGACCATCTGCTCCATTCCCCGCCTGGGCGGCATGTACACCCAATACGGCATCTGCCGCCTGGACTGCATCACCACCGTAGTGGACGCCCTGCGCCTACAAGACGAGTTCTCCTGCGGCAACGACCTCACCCGAAAAGGGATTGACGAGGAAGACATTGAAAATCTTATCATCCAGCAGATTGAATTCTGTAATATCATTCTTCTGAACAAGGCAGCGGAAGTAAAACCCGAAGAGCTGGAACGCATCAAGCAGATTATACGTACCCTGCAACCCGCAGCCGAAATCATCGAATGCAATTACGCGGATGTGGATTTAAAGAAGATTATCCATACAGACCTGTTCGACTTCGAACGCGTGGCTACCTCGGCAGGATGGATTCGCGGGATAGAGAAACCAGCCACCGAAGAGGAAGAAAAAGAAGCGCACGGACATCATCATCACGAAGAAGGGCATGAGCATCATCATGAAGAACATGAACATCACCACGAAGAGCACGAGCATCACCACGAAGAGCACGGACACCATCATCATCACCATCACGAAGGGGGCGAAGTGGAAGAATACGGCATCGGTACTTTCGTTTACTACCGCCGTCCGGCATTCGACATTCACAAATTCGACCATTTCATCGCCACCAGATGGAGCCGCAACATCATCCGTGCCAAAGGCGTATGCTATTTCAGCCACAACCGCGACATGTCCTACCTTTTTGAACAGGCAGGCACGCAGAAACAACTGACCGAAGCCGGCCTGTGGTATGCCACAGCCCCCGAAGAAGACCTGATTGAACTGATGCGTCAAGAACCCGGACTGATGCGCGACTGGGACGAAAAATACGGAGACCGCATGCAAAAGATAGTCTTCATCGGCCAGCACATGGACAAAGAGCAGATTATACGCGACCTCGACGCATGCCTTGAGTAA
- a CDS encoding DUF6078 family protein, translated as MNDLENLQAPHNFGVCASACCTKRFTCLRYIALQNASLQYPFLPTLTPRKLESMKGKCEYYRPNTPVRYARGFTRVAELLTVRVAGTFRLRLISYFGRKNYYLARKGEYLINPAAQQYIISQAEALGLRLDDYFDEYVERYDW; from the coding sequence ATGAATGACTTGGAAAATTTACAGGCGCCCCACAACTTCGGTGTATGTGCCTCTGCCTGTTGTACGAAACGCTTTACCTGCCTGCGCTATATAGCCTTGCAGAATGCTTCCCTGCAATATCCGTTCCTGCCTACGCTTACTCCCCGGAAGCTGGAGTCGATGAAAGGAAAGTGTGAATATTACCGTCCGAATACGCCGGTGCGTTATGCCCGCGGCTTCACCCGGGTGGCAGAGTTGCTCACGGTTCGGGTGGCGGGCACATTCCGCTTGCGGCTTATTTCCTACTTCGGGCGTAAGAACTATTACCTTGCCCGTAAAGGAGAGTACCTTATCAATCCTGCTGCCCAGCAATACATTATCAGCCAGGCAGAAGCTCTCGGCCTGCGGCTTGATGACTACTTTGACGAGTATGTAGAACGGTATGATTGGTAG
- the nadD gene encoding nicotinate (nicotinamide) nucleotide adenylyltransferase, protein MDIGIFSGSFNPVHIGHLALANYLCEYEGLDEVWFMVTPHNPLKEEASLMSDEFRLKLVQLAIGGYPKFRASDFEFHLPRPSYTVHTLDKLKQTYPQDTFHLIIGSDNWKLFSRWYQSERILAENFILIYPRPGYEVDGNTLPQNVKLASSPTFEISSTFIRQAMEEGRDMRYFLHPAVYEALRQTNL, encoded by the coding sequence GTGGATATAGGCATTTTCAGCGGTTCGTTCAATCCGGTACATATCGGACATCTGGCGCTTGCCAACTATCTTTGTGAATACGAAGGGTTGGACGAGGTGTGGTTCATGGTGACTCCGCATAATCCGCTGAAAGAAGAAGCCTCTCTGATGAGCGATGAATTCCGTCTGAAGCTGGTGCAGCTTGCCATTGGAGGCTATCCCAAGTTCCGGGCTTCCGATTTCGAGTTTCATCTGCCGCGTCCGTCTTACACCGTGCATACGCTTGATAAATTAAAACAGACTTATCCGCAAGACACTTTCCACCTTATTATAGGTTCCGACAACTGGAAGCTTTTCTCCCGGTGGTATCAGTCGGAGCGTATTCTTGCGGAAAACTTTATTCTTATTTATCCCCGTCCCGGTTATGAGGTGGACGGGAATACTTTACCTCAAAATGTAAAACTGGCCTCTTCGCCCACATTCGAAATAAGTTCTACCTTTATCCGCCAGGCGATGGAAGAGGGCAGGGACATGCGTTATTTCCTGCATCCGGCTGTCTATGAAGCGTTGAGACAAACTAATCTGTAA
- the gmk gene encoding guanylate kinase has product MGKLIIFSAPSGSGKSTIINYLLTQNLNLAFSISATSRPPRGTEQNGVEYFFLTPDEFRSRIANDEFLEYEEVYQDRFYGTLKAQVEKQLAAGQNVVFDVDVVGGCNIKKFYGERALSVFIQPPSVEELRKRLIGRGTDAPEVIESRVAKAEYELGFAPKFDTVIVNDDLETAKAEALKVITQFLNR; this is encoded by the coding sequence ATGGGTAAACTGATTATATTTTCCGCCCCCTCCGGGTCGGGCAAGTCCACAATTATCAACTATCTGTTGACGCAGAACCTGAATCTGGCTTTCTCTATTTCGGCAACCAGCCGTCCGCCGCGCGGCACGGAGCAGAACGGGGTGGAGTATTTCTTTCTCACTCCCGATGAGTTCCGGAGCCGCATAGCCAACGATGAGTTCCTGGAATACGAGGAAGTGTATCAGGACCGCTTCTACGGAACACTGAAAGCACAGGTGGAAAAGCAATTGGCTGCCGGACAGAATGTTGTATTCGATGTAGATGTAGTGGGCGGTTGCAATATCAAGAAGTTCTACGGCGAGCGTGCTTTGTCCGTTTTCATCCAGCCGCCTTCGGTGGAGGAGCTTCGCAAACGCTTGATAGGCCGAGGCACGGATGCTCCCGAAGTTATCGAGAGCCGTGTGGCGAAGGCCGAATACGAGCTTGGCTTTGCACCGAAATTCGATACGGTCATTGTAAACGATGATTTGGAAACGGCTAAAGCGGAGGCATTGAAAGTGATAACCCAATTCCTGAACCGATGA
- a CDS encoding YicC/YloC family endoribonuclease, translating to MIQSMTGYGKATAELSDKKINIEIKSLNSKAMDLSARIAPLYREKEMEIRNEISKMLERGKVDFSLWIEKKDAEQLATPINQELVEAYYKRIKEISAAAGIPEPADWFATLLRMPDVMTKNETQELSDEEWAVVHAAVEEAINHLIDFRKQEGAALEKKFREKIENIARLLESVAPYEQERVGKVKDRITDALEKTLSVDYDKNRLEQELIYYIEKLDINEEKQRLSNHLKYFISTLESGSGQGKKLGFIAQEMGREINTLGSKSNHAEMQKIVVQMKDELEQIKEQVLNVM from the coding sequence ATGATACAATCTATGACGGGCTACGGCAAAGCAACAGCCGAACTGTCCGATAAGAAAATCAATATTGAAATTAAGTCGCTTAACAGCAAAGCGATGGATTTATCTGCCCGTATCGCTCCGCTTTACAGGGAAAAGGAAATGGAAATCCGTAACGAAATATCCAAAATGCTGGAACGGGGCAAGGTCGATTTCAGCCTTTGGATTGAGAAGAAAGATGCGGAACAACTGGCCACTCCTATCAATCAGGAATTGGTGGAGGCCTATTACAAACGGATTAAGGAAATTTCTGCGGCTGCCGGTATTCCCGAACCTGCCGACTGGTTTGCCACGCTGCTCCGTATGCCGGATGTAATGACGAAGAATGAGACACAGGAGCTGAGCGATGAGGAATGGGCAGTGGTGCATGCGGCAGTGGAAGAGGCTATCAATCATCTGATAGACTTCCGCAAGCAGGAGGGCGCAGCGCTCGAAAAGAAATTCCGTGAGAAGATAGAGAATATAGCACGGTTGCTCGAATCGGTGGCTCCCTACGAGCAGGAACGGGTAGGCAAGGTAAAGGACCGTATCACCGATGCGCTTGAAAAGACATTGAGTGTGGATTATGACAAGAACCGCCTGGAACAGGAACTTATCTATTACATCGAGAAACTCGATATCAACGAAGAAAAGCAACGTCTTTCCAATCACCTGAAATACTTTATCAGCACGCTCGAAAGCGGTAGCGGACAAGGTAAGAAGCTGGGCTTCATCGCACAGGAAATGGGCCGCGAAATCAATACGCTGGGCAGCAAGTCCAATCATGCCGAAATGCAGAAGATTGTAGTGCAGATGAAGGACGAGCTGGAGCAAATCAAGGAACAGGTCCTGAACGTGATGTAA
- the tsaB gene encoding tRNA (adenosine(37)-N6)-threonylcarbamoyltransferase complex dimerization subunit type 1 TsaB gives MSCILHIETSTSACSVAVSEDGQNVFKKEDLNGPSHAVSLGVFVDEALSFADSHAMPLDAVAVSCGPGSYTGLRIGVSMAKGVCYGRNLPLIGLPTLKVQCVPVLLYHDELPEDALLCPMIDARRMEVYAAVYDRALKPVRDIAADIVDENSYQEFLDKQPVYFFGDGAAKCKEKIVHPNAHFIDGIRPLASMMFPLAEKAIAEKDFKDVAYFEPFYLKEFVASQPKKLL, from the coding sequence ATGTCATGTATCTTGCATATTGAAACATCCACTTCGGCCTGCTCCGTAGCCGTGAGCGAGGACGGACAGAACGTTTTCAAAAAAGAAGACCTGAACGGGCCTTCACACGCCGTATCGCTGGGCGTATTCGTAGACGAAGCCCTGTCATTTGCCGACAGCCACGCCATGCCGCTGGATGCCGTTGCCGTAAGTTGCGGTCCCGGTTCGTACACAGGGCTACGCATCGGTGTGTCTATGGCAAAAGGTGTATGTTACGGGCGCAACCTGCCCCTCATCGGGCTTCCCACCCTGAAAGTGCAATGCGTTCCGGTACTGCTCTATCACGATGAGCTGCCGGAAGACGCCCTGTTGTGCCCCATGATTGATGCCCGCCGCATGGAAGTGTACGCCGCCGTTTACGACCGCGCACTGAAACCGGTACGCGACATTGCGGCAGACATTGTGGACGAAAACTCCTATCAGGAGTTTCTGGACAAGCAGCCCGTGTATTTCTTCGGCGACGGTGCAGCCAAGTGCAAGGAAAAGATTGTGCATCCCAACGCCCATTTCATCGACGGCATCCGTCCGCTGGCAAGCATGATGTTCCCGCTGGCAGAAAAAGCTATAGCCGAAAAAGATTTTAAAGACGTTGCCTACTTCGAACCGTTCTACTTGAAAGAATTCGTAGCAAGCCAACCGAAAAAACTTTTATAG
- a CDS encoding DUF4290 domain-containing protein — MQYNTQQKRMPLPEYGRSIQNMVDHALTIENRSERQRCANTIINIMGNMFPHLRDIPDFKHKLWDHLAIMADFKLDIDYPYEVIRKDNLITKPETVPYPSTKIRYRHYGRTLEVLIKKAIDFPEGDEKQNLVALICNHMKKDYMSWNKDTVDDRKIADDLAELSGGKLQMTDSLLRLMAERIEQNYRPKMNNQNNRNNNRNNKRKY, encoded by the coding sequence ATGCAATATAATACTCAACAAAAGCGGATGCCTTTGCCCGAATACGGGCGCAGCATCCAGAATATGGTAGACCATGCACTGACAATCGAAAACCGCTCCGAGCGCCAGCGTTGTGCAAATACCATTATCAACATCATGGGAAATATGTTTCCCCACCTTCGCGACATACCCGATTTCAAGCACAAGCTGTGGGATCATCTTGCCATCATGGCGGACTTCAAGCTGGACATCGACTATCCATACGAAGTTATCCGCAAAGACAACCTGATAACCAAACCGGAAACCGTTCCTTATCCCAGCACCAAAATACGTTACCGCCACTACGGCCGTACCCTGGAAGTGCTGATTAAGAAAGCCATCGACTTTCCTGAAGGTGACGAGAAGCAGAACCTCGTTGCACTGATATGCAACCACATGAAGAAAGACTATATGTCCTGGAATAAAGATACTGTCGACGACCGCAAAATAGCGGACGACCTTGCAGAACTGTCCGGCGGCAAACTGCAGATGACCGACAGCCTTCTCCGCCTTATGGCCGAACGGATCGAACAGAATTATCGGCCGAAGATGAATAACCAGAACAACAGAAACAACAACAGAAATAATAAAAGAAAATACTAA
- the murA gene encoding UDP-N-acetylglucosamine 1-carboxyvinyltransferase: MASFVIEGGHSLSGDIYPQGAKNEVLQIICATLLTAEEVTVHNIPDILDVNNLIQLMRDMGVNVSKKGIDTYSFQAANVDFAYLESDEFLKRCSSLRGSVMLVGPMVARFGKAMISKPGGDKIGRRRLDTHFIGIRNLGAEFVYNERREVYEISARQLQGSYMLLDEASVTGTANIVMAAVLAKGKTTIYNAACEPYIQQLCRMLNRMGAKIEGIASNLLTIEGVDELHGTEHTVLPDMIEVGSFIGMAAMTKSELTIKNVSHENLGIIPDSFRRLGIKMEQRGDDIYVPAQDTYQIESFIDGSIMTIADAPWPGLTPDLLSVLLVVATQAKGSVLIHQKMFESRLFFVDKLIDMGAQIILCDPHRAVVIGHNHGFKLRGGNMTSPDIRAGIALLIAAMSADGISRIHNIEQIDRGYQNIEGRLNAIGARITRI, translated from the coding sequence ATGGCTTCATTTGTAATAGAAGGCGGACACAGCCTTTCCGGAGACATTTATCCTCAAGGAGCGAAGAACGAGGTGCTGCAGATTATCTGCGCCACCCTGCTCACTGCCGAAGAGGTGACGGTGCACAACATACCGGACATCCTGGATGTGAACAACCTGATTCAGTTGATGCGGGATATGGGAGTGAACGTATCGAAAAAAGGCATCGATACATATAGCTTTCAAGCAGCCAATGTTGATTTTGCCTATCTGGAGAGCGATGAATTCCTGAAAAGGTGTTCCAGCCTGCGCGGTTCGGTCATGCTCGTAGGACCGATGGTGGCACGCTTTGGCAAGGCTATGATTTCCAAACCGGGCGGAGACAAGATAGGCCGCCGCCGTTTGGACACCCATTTCATCGGCATACGGAATTTAGGTGCAGAATTCGTTTACAATGAAAGACGGGAAGTTTACGAAATATCCGCCCGGCAATTGCAAGGCAGCTATATGTTGCTGGACGAAGCATCTGTAACGGGCACTGCCAATATCGTAATGGCAGCAGTATTGGCCAAAGGTAAAACAACCATTTACAATGCCGCCTGCGAGCCTTACATACAACAGCTATGCCGGATGCTGAACCGCATGGGTGCAAAGATAGAAGGTATCGCTTCCAATCTGCTCACCATCGAGGGAGTGGACGAACTGCACGGAACAGAGCATACCGTTCTTCCGGACATGATTGAAGTGGGAAGCTTCATCGGCATGGCAGCCATGACGAAAAGCGAGCTGACCATCAAGAACGTTTCGCACGAAAACTTAGGTATCATCCCCGACAGTTTCCGACGTTTGGGTATCAAAATGGAACAACGGGGCGATGATATTTATGTGCCTGCCCAGGATACTTATCAGATAGAATCCTTCATTGACGGTTCTATCATGACAATAGCCGATGCGCCCTGGCCCGGACTGACGCCGGACTTGCTGAGCGTACTGCTGGTAGTTGCCACACAGGCGAAAGGCAGCGTGCTGATTCATCAGAAGATGTTTGAAAGCCGCCTCTTCTTCGTGGACAAACTGATAGACATGGGAGCGCAAATCATTCTGTGCGACCCGCACCGCGCCGTAGTAATCGGACATAACCACGGTTTCAAACTGCGTGGCGGCAATATGACGTCCCCGGATATCCGTGCCGGTATTGCTCTGCTGATAGCCGCCATGAGCGCCGACGGCATCAGCCGTATTCATAACATCGAGCAGATAGACCGGGGGTATCAGAATATAGAAGGACGGCTGAATGCAATCGGAGCAAGAATAACGAGAATATAA